The Bacteroidota bacterium sequence CGGATGCGATGCATTCCTGATCGAGGTAGCTGATGAAACGCAAGAGCGCGGCCCTTGAGGGAGGTGCGGTGAGGATTTCTTGGAGGGTGGATTTTGATTCTGAGGGCATTTTCGGTGGGTGCTGATGTTTATTTTTATTGGAATCTGTTTGGTTGCTATTGTGTTGGTTCAGAATATTCGACCCCGCTGGGGTCGTTACGAATGGTGGAAAACTTTGGTCTATAAACGTTGGACCCCGCTGGGGTCGACGGCGTTGGCGAGCCGCCAATTCTATAAACGGTTGACTCCGCTGCCACGTGCCGCGAAGCGGTGGGGTCTAACCCTTCTCCTGTGAGTCGAACACTAGGCGAATTTGATTTGAACAAGGCGTCACTGCCAATGGACTGCATAAGCGCATTCATTTCTATAGATCATAACTATTTGGCACATTTAGTATTACTTCACAATCACAATGACTTCCTCCCCAACTTTGGCAAAAATCAAGAACCTCATTTTCATTGAGTCCAACACTCGCTATCCATTCCTTGGTCCATTTCAAAGAGTGGTCACAGAGGCTATTCAGCTGGTTGGTTGCTTCATCAAATTCAATATGAATGTGGTCGTCGATAAAATCACACATATCGATAACTTGATCTTCTGTCAAAATATTTTCCATTTCCGGCATTCGATTACTTTAAAGATTGATTTCGCCACACAAACCTTTTCAAACATCTGGAGCCTGCATTCAACAAACGACATGCACGCTGATGATTGTTATTCAACTAATTCGAATCCTTTTACAATCCTATTGAATATTTCCCTTGAATTTTCAGTCTTAAAAAAGGAATCTAAGAACAAATTATCAAGAATAATCGGATTCTGCCCTTTCCTGAGGTCTCTCATAAAAATTACCACGGATTCGATCTTATCATTCGAACTAATTTTACCACAAATCTCTTCAGCTCGCTGTATCAATCTGTCATCTGCATTATCAAACCTTCTAATTCCGGATTTCGGCAGAATACAATGATCAAAAACATCTTTCCCATAAATACTCACATTATCAAATTTCAAATCCGACAAATCGCAACGCTTGAACACAGTCTCATTGTTTCTGATTTCTGGATGCTTGTCCCTTAATATTGGATTCTTCAATAATCCCGACAAAAAGCAGTCGTAAAAATGTTGCCCCGTAAACAAATCCATTCCGATGAATTCACAATTCTCAAACCTGCAATCGGCATATTTCGCTGGACTACCAAGGGAACTGTACTTTCCGTAAAATCTACAATCAACAAAACGACATTTAGAATATACTGAATCAAATCCTAGGTAGCAGTTCTTAAAGTGGACATTCTGAAACACAACATATTCGATATCAGCCTTCCTAACAACCAACTCATCAAACAAAATCCCTGAGAATTCTCTCCCCTTCATCTCACCAGACCATACAATTCCATGTTCTTTTGTTCTCTTCATAACTCGGACGCCTCCTTAATTTGCAGCCAACACCCAGACATACGAAACCTGCCTCTCAAAATCCACCGATCTAGTTTCGGCAATTCCGCTCTCAAATCCAACTACAGCCTTTTCCAGAAAACAATTTTGTCTTCGCCGTCTTTCCAAAAGTCGGTAATCACAGCCATTTGGGTATAGCCAATCTTTTGATAGAATTTTCTGGCGCCTATTTGCGCATCGTCACTGGATGTTTCTACGATGAGGATTCTACCGCCCATGCGTTTGAGCAGTTCTTCGATGTACTGCATCATGGCCGTTGCCAATCCGTTTCGCTGAGCGCTCTGGGACACCCCAATTGCCAAGAGGTTATACGTGCCGTCGGTCAGTTTCTCCGGAACACAATACCCGATTGCATTCGGTGTTGTGTCGTCAAAGTGGGCAAACCAAATGTCTTGGGTGTCGGCATTGTTGAGGTAATCGGAAATCATCTCATCCAAATACTCAGATGGAAACAACTCACTTGAATCGACGACCTTTTTCAGTCCCTCCACGTCGTCTTGTGTAACCGCTCGTATTTTATCGTGCATTTTTTGTGTCTATTGATTGACGGTGCAAATTGTGTGTATTTTTTGAATTATTTGTATTGAAGATTCACGTTTTCTTTGTGGTTATAGGGTTGGGGGTAATGGTTTGCAGCTACAAGAAGTTGGCGATTTCGAAGCAATTCGATGGCAACCAAGCAGAACTTTTGATCGAAGACAAAGCTTAAATCAAACTGAACCGCCACTTTCTTGTAGATAACATGCTGTTCTCTCGTCCGCTTTGCCTATTATTTGGTATAAGTAATAAAGTCGATCCATAAATAGTCGTTTACCGTCGGGTCAACTGCGTATATTTCCCCCGTTGTTTTATTCTCAATTGTTACAAAGTCGTGGTCCTTAAAAAACGATGAACTGAAATATTGGTGAACATTCGTCCCAAGGAAATAAAGCTCTCCGATTTGCGGTTTTGCAATCCAAGCGTCCTTAAGGTTATACTTATCCAAAAGGTAGTTACAGGTCGCGGCAAAGAATGCGGCATAACCAACACAATGTGCTGTCTTTGAAGTGATGAGCTTGTTTGGGTCAGTGTCGTTTCTATCAGAAGTAAAGTTAAGCTTTTTTGAGGTTATTGAAAGCCCAAGTTTGATTATTTGCCCAATGTCAGGGTCGTCTTGCTTGTCAATGCTTGCGTCAATATACTCTATAAGATTTTCGTCCGTTGCCAAATAAGTAGCCCGCAGCCCAACAGACTTATACGTCACCAAGTTTCTGTAAAACCAACCACGAAACAAAAGTCCAACTGTCGACAGAATTAAGGTTGCAAAAAATATCCTTTTAATGATTTTCATTGTTTAACGGTTGTTGTTTACAGTTGCAGGTAACACCCAAATAAACGAAACCACCCATATTCATTTCCATCCAACCAATTTCGATAGCCCATCCCAGAAATGCAAGTAACCCTTGTTAATCGATTCAAAAATAGCTGATTAGCCCACTACCCCTTCCCCGACTTCTCAAACCTCTCCAACAGTTTATCCAAATGAAACATTCGGTCATTGAGCAGTTTTTGAAGAAAGATGACCAAGGGAATTCCGAGGGCCCATTGGAAAATGGCACCGCCGACTTGGAGGTTGGCGCATGCTGCTCCGGGCGCGGGCGGGAAAAGGAGGTCTTGGATTTGCCAGCTCATGGTCGGATAAATCAGGATCAAAATCCCAAACAGCAGCACCGAAAGCGACCCAAAAACGTAGGTCAACCGCGCATGGCCGATCCACCGGATGAGGCCGTTGATCAGGAATTGGGCGAGGAGGAAGAGGAGGAGTTCTAGCATGGGGGACGCAGCAAAAAATCGTTCTGTGGTATCGCGATGGGCAACATTGTCTTGCAAGATCAGCCGACCGACGATTCTTTTACGGCCATCATCAACGCCAAGTTCCTTTCCAAATGAGCCGTCGAAATTTGAGGGTTCCAATCGGGTTTGTTTTTGATAAATTCATACCATTGAGGCAGATGCCTTTCCAAATGATGGGTTGAATTTTTCCGATCAAGGTACATGACCGCCTGCATCACATCCGTTTGATCAAACCACAAATCAGGTTTGGTCAGGTAATAATCCAAATAGAGATTGAGGTATTCCACGCACTTTTCCGTGTTGAAGAATGCAAACACCATCGCGTATACCCCGCCCGCGTAGCAGACTTCGCTTTTCAGCAAGTGGGTGCCGATGATGTCGATGTATTGCGGTTGATCCGTAATTGCCGCAAAAAATGCACCTGTCTGCCTTGTCCGCCAATTGAAGTCACCCAAGCTCTGTTCAATCACCTCCGTGGTAATCTCCGGCTTGATCGAAATCAACTGATTGAGCCAATCTGCGTCTGTTCGTCCAATGCGCGCGTAGAACGGAATGGACCATTTTTCTATAAATTCCCGAGACAATTCGAATCCATTGCTGTAGGATTCCAGCGATTCAAAGGGGGAATGGTGCCAGACCGTTGCGCCAGCAATATGGCGTTTGATTGCTTCGAGTTCTTTTTCGGTCATCTTTCCTCAATTTTCAATCTATGTCGCTCCGTTCAGCATTGTGCATTGCGCAGGTAAAGCATGGTAGAACAACGAAATGTAACCATTTCCATCGTCCTTCGGCTCGCCTTCGGGCCGTGCCGAAGGACGGAAAATTCCGGGGAAAACGTGATTGTTCTACCATACTTCATCTCCGCCGCGGCGGACAGAAAGGCTAAACTTAACTGCCATTTTTTACCTGATTTCCTTCAACAAAACAGGGAGGTCATCAAGATGCATTTCCCTGGTATATTCCATTTCATCATCCAAATAATAGCTCAATGCATCGCAGAGGTCGATCAGCGCCAACGACAAAAGCAAAACGCAAGTTCCGGCTACAAAATCAGCGCCCCAAATGAAGGAAATCGCAGTATCTTTTCCTTCAGGCCGGAACGCAATTTCATCAAACTCATCGAGAAACTCCTCGGTTGTGTTGGTAAAAACCTGGACCATAGTTCTCTTCCCGTTCATTCGGAATTCACGTCCGCCAGGCATTCCACCCATCAGCGCTTCCTTGTTCACGAACTCAAAATCATACCCGAGTCCCTGAAGATGCTCCTGAATTTTGTCGTTGGTTGGCATTTCGGATCGATTCAGAAAAGCCATTTGGGTCATTGACATAAGGAAAATTGCTTTTAACGTGAAAAGGCTACCGTTCTCAGCCTCAATTGCGATTGACAATCAAATCTATCATTTTTCTCAAATACTTGTCCTCACAGGAAATCAGTCTTCCAACGGAAAATCGCATTCAGTCCCGCAACCAAGGTCATGCAATTTCTGAATTACCGCCTGATCTGTTCCCGCGTAGCGCAGTCCGGCGACACAGGAAACAGCCAATGCATTGATCGCACACGCCAATTCCTCGGTGGTCTGCGGCTGACGGATGAAATAGCAACCCTCATTGTCATGGTCCATGAGGCCCCTCGCTTCCACCTCAGGCGCACCGCACAAGGTACATTGCCCATAAACGGAATAGAAGTCACCCGGTGCATTCAGTGGATGCCTTGCATTTTCATTTGCACGTTCCAATTTCCGTTTAAACCAATTCATATCGACTCGCTAAATAGTCGAATGAACATCCGCTCGCCTTCTGCAAAACAGATTCGCATTGACGATACGGAGATTATCAGGCAAGCACACCATTCCTACCATTCATTTCCGCCAGCAGCTAAAAATTTCTCCTTGTAGGCATGCTGCTTATCGGGTTGCCCAATTGCGCCATACAGCTCGGACAACTCCCAAAATGTATAGAAAGAGGAAGGTTCAGCCTCCTCAGCAATCAGAAATGCCTCGATCGCTTCGGCAAAACGTCTTTCATCCCGCAAAATATAGCCCAAATCCGATGCGACCGTACTTTTGTTGACGGCCAGCAACAAGCCCTCCTTCAAGATGTCAATGCCTACTTGAGGATTCTCCTTCGCATAAAACAATTCGTAGTCCCCATAACATTCAGCTGCGATGGAGGGAATTGCCAAATGGATTTGGTCATAATCGCCTTCAATCCTGATGACTCCATTGCGCGATTGCTTCACAACATAATCTACGAATCGTTCGGGCGTGGAGATTCCAATGAAGCAGTCCACGATCTCCGTCGTCGACACCTCTTTTGCTGCAACAAAGTAAAAACCTTCGTCTTCTGGAATCAAGGCAAATGCCGTGGGTTCCAAAATCCAATTCAGTTCGTTTTCGTCGTCTTGGTCGGTGACCACAAAAACCTTCGACTTATGGTCGGAAAAAATGTCTTTTAGTTTCATGATTGTCTATTTTGTATCCCTTCGAATGGCCGATTCTCGCTGATCATTCACTCCCGAATCACCAACGAATGCATGATTTGCTGTGCGGGTTCGAGCCAAGCCTTGTGCTTTTTGACGACGCAGTTAAAGGTACAGAGCAACATACGGCCTTCCAAATCGGTGAAAAACATGAGGTTATAGATGTCGGTGTCGATGGCAGGGGTGATCAGTTCGAGGAATCCGACCTTTCGGCCATTGATCTCCTTGACGCCCGAATCTTTCCACTTGGCGGATGGGTGGGCCTTGCTTAACATCCCGACAAATTGCTTCTGGAACAATTCAATTTCGGGCTGGGTCAATTTGGAGGCTGTATGATTGAAGGCAACATTGATGCCTCCCGTCTCATTGGTGTAGACCAAAGTGGGGCGTCGCTCAAAGGGATATTTCACTTTCAGCAGCTCCTCTGACATCAATTCGAAGTCGGTTGGAAGGAGAATTTCCACCTTTTCATCGAGCAGCAGCCGCTTTTCGAGTTCGATTTTGGAGGTCGTCGTGGCGAACCAAACCAAGCCAATCAATGCAATAACAAATCCGAGTTTCATTGTTTTACGAGATTTTGAAGCGGCGTTTTGTTGCCGGTTGAAGGATTATAAGCTGGAATTGTTGATCTATTCCTGTTGCCAAACTACTAAAAAATCAACGGTTTCGGAATTCCGACGGGTGGATTCGAATCAAGCCGATTCGAGAATCGCCTACCTATGTCGTTTAGTTCAGTTTGATACAAGATTTGAAATTCATTGGGTGATTAGCCCGAAGGGCCTAAACAATAATAGCCGTGGACGAAGTCCATGGTCAGAAATCCGTTTTGATTCACAAGGCTGAAGGCCTTGAATTTATCAACCCCATTCAATCATTGCCCAAAATTCAAGACCTTCGGCCTTGAAACTCGGCATGCTCGATAACCACGGACTTCGTCCGCGGCTATCGTTGTTCAAGTCCTTCGGACTTATCAGTTAAAGCCTCACCCAAACTCCCCGAAATGCCATAAAATCCCGGAGGGATCGTGCAAAAAGCATTCCCTGCCCCATGGCTGAATGCGGATGGGTTCGAGCCGCACGCCGGGGAATTTGCCGGGGAGGTCCAACGCTGCCAATTCCTGGTAATGGCGCTCGACGTTGACCACCTCCAAAAAGACCATGGTATTGTCCACCCAATCCTTGACGTAGGCGTCTTGGAGGTAAAATGCAGTTCCATTCGTTTGGAACAGGGATAGCTTGGGGTGCAAGACGACCTCCTCAAAGCCTACCTCGCGGTAAAAGGCACGGGAGACTTCGAAGTTTTTAGCGCCGATGAAGGGGCGGATGGATTTTGGATTGAGTTTCATTGTTCTAATATCATGTCTTTTCCACGGTAATACTTGCGGTCGGCCGGGTTGAGCACAAACGAAAAAACGCCATGCCGATAGATCTCAATCAATATCAACGCGGGCAGAAAGCCTATTTCCTTTTCAATCAACACTTCCATTTCAATATTTCCAACATAATATTGATGAAATTGGGATTCCCAAAAATCCGGGGATTCAATGAACAAAGACTTCGCTTCCTTTGAATTGCGAATACGGACATGTGTGGCGGAATTGAGCAGTAGCCCCCGTTTATTGTAATGATAAGAAACGGTATCCGGCATATTTAGTGTCGTCACATTCGCGTTAAGGTACGTCTCAAGCGCATCGATATTCGGTAATCCCGGGTCATTTTCCCGGGTTGTGGCCGCAGGCGGATAAGTGATGCTGCGCAGTAGTTGGCCCTTGTCGTTAAAAACATTTTTGGAATATCTCACGGGTTGGTCGCCGCAATGACCAACGCAAGAAGTGGTACCAATCGAGATCGTATCATTGTACTGTGTGAACTCCGTGTGATCAAATGACCCGTATCCTCCCCCGCCCACAATCAACATGCGTTGATCAGAAAATTCATATTCTATTCCGTTCAAAAACCGCATATTGGTCGTCAGGGAATCAAAATCATATTGAAATGAACTGTCGCGTGAAATTGGGTACCAATCTACCGAAATTGAGCCCCTACCAAAATCCATGATGGTGACGTCCCAATTTTCCCCCATTCCACCTGTTTGACCATCAGGCGTTTGCTCAACCGTGTAAATGGTCTCAATACCCATCGTATCGCGAAGGGCTGCGGAAACGAAATACACCTTTTCATTCTGACCATAATTAAATGGGGATTGCCCCAAACCGTAGGATAGGCTAAACCAGACCAGGAAAATAACCATTACGGATATATTCTTCTTCATCGATGCCAAATCAACCAAATCGACAATCAAATTGCAACATCAAAATCCTGGACATATTTGAACTTCGAATTCTTCCCGACTTTTATGGGAGATGCCTACGATTGCCAGATGGAATCCAAATAATTGTACCCCTGTTTCGTAGTCCTTCCAAGCGATAAAGGCTTGAAAATGGCGTGTGGCATCTTGGGTTGTCTTTAGATGTGCGGAATTCTATCGGGTTTCATGAATGAGGTAACAACGGTTGGAGGAAGACATTACGTTCAATGGGTTGCTTTCCGAATTCATTTTTGACATTGGATTCATTCAACCGTTGGATATCCATTGTAAGCATTGAGCTTGTCTATGCAGCGAAAGGATGTCTCCTCGTCGCCTTCCAGCAAGGCTAGGAAATTTTCAGCATAGTCATGTGCAACTTCCAGGTTTTCGTGGTCAATGTACACCACCTTCCATTCATTGTATTCTTGAGGGAAGTTTGTATCGAAACAGAGGAATCCACTGTCCACAAAGTCTGCAAAACTGATGTAGCCTCCTGCTAGTATAGATTCGTCCCAACCATGTAC is a genomic window containing:
- a CDS encoding DUF2695 domain-containing protein produces the protein MENILTEDQVIDMCDFIDDHIHIEFDEATNQLNSLCDHSLKWTKEWIASVGLNENEVLDFCQSWGGSHCDCEVILNVPNSYDL
- a CDS encoding GNAT family N-acetyltransferase; translation: MHDKIRAVTQDDVEGLKKVVDSSELFPSEYLDEMISDYLNNADTQDIWFAHFDDTTPNAIGYCVPEKLTDGTYNLLAIGVSQSAQRNGLATAMMQYIEELLKRMGGRILIVETSSDDAQIGARKFYQKIGYTQMAVITDFWKDGEDKIVFWKRL
- a CDS encoding glyoxalase, yielding MKLNPKSIRPFIGAKNFEVSRAFYREVGFEEVVLHPKLSLFQTNGTAFYLQDAYVKDWVDNTMVFLEVVNVERHYQELAALDLPGKFPGVRLEPIRIQPWGRECFLHDPSGILWHFGEFG